Proteins from one Calditerrivibrio sp. genomic window:
- a CDS encoding ABC transporter permease: MSYYAFLGAIEQGLVFGIMAIGVFITFRVLDFPDLSVDGTFPLGAAVVAVMITNGFNPYFATICALSAGVFAGMITGILNTKLKILNLLSGILVMIALYSVNIRVMGQPNTALLGFETVFSPFEKLFEVDRYVVTPVFFSLIVFMLILLIVWFFHTDLGLVMRGTGDNPKMVRAQGVDNNFITILGLAFSNGLVALSGALVAQSQGSADVNMGIGTIVAGLASVILGEAFLEPRTVFRAVLSVLIGSMLYRFAIALALSFRIGSFQLSPSDLNLITATMVTFALISPKIRQIIKSRT; the protein is encoded by the coding sequence ATGAGTTATTATGCTTTTTTGGGTGCCATCGAACAGGGTTTGGTCTTTGGGATAATGGCTATTGGTGTTTTTATAACTTTTAGAGTACTTGATTTTCCAGACCTCTCTGTGGATGGAACATTCCCTTTAGGTGCAGCAGTGGTAGCGGTTATGATTACTAACGGTTTTAATCCCTATTTTGCCACAATCTGTGCACTTTCAGCTGGAGTATTTGCTGGTATGATAACCGGTATATTGAATACAAAGCTTAAAATACTCAATCTTTTATCCGGCATTCTTGTGATGATTGCACTGTATTCTGTCAATATACGGGTTATGGGGCAACCAAATACTGCTTTATTGGGTTTTGAGACGGTGTTTTCTCCTTTTGAAAAGCTGTTTGAGGTAGACAGATATGTAGTAACACCGGTATTCTTTTCTTTAATAGTGTTTATGTTAATCCTTTTGATAGTTTGGTTTTTTCATACAGATTTGGGTTTGGTAATGAGGGGAACTGGTGATAACCCGAAGATGGTAAGAGCTCAAGGGGTTGATAATAATTTTATCACCATATTAGGTTTAGCTTTTTCAAATGGGTTGGTGGCTTTGTCAGGGGCTCTTGTTGCCCAGAGCCAGGGGTCTGCCGATGTAAACATGGGTATAGGTACGATAGTAGCAGGTTTGGCTTCAGTGATTCTTGGTGAAGCTTTTTTGGAACCAAGAACAGTATTTAGAGCTGTCTTATCTGTGTTGATAGGATCAATGTTGTACCGGTTTGCTATTGCACTGGCTCTTTCTTTTAGAATTGGGAGTTTTCAGTTAAGCCCTTCAGATCTAAACCTAATAACAGCTACAATGGTTACCTTTGCCCTTATATCCCCAAAAATCAGACAAATTATTAAGAGTAGGACATGA
- a CDS encoding ABC transporter ATP-binding protein yields the protein MIELRNVKKIFNAGTINENIAIKSLSLRIEQYDFITVIGSNGAGKSTMLNLISGNLMPEEGDIFINDQNVTKMPVFKRASFIGQVFQDPLSGTAASLTIEENLAIAMKRGSKRGLGLGVKKADREYFRDQLSKLGLGLEYRLKDRVGLLSGGQRQALTLLMATLVKPEILLLDEHTAALDPKTAAKIIELTEYFVESYKLTVLMVTHNMRQALSLGNRTIMMHEGEIIFDVKSPQRDTLTVKDLLELFSKVRGEEIVDDKLLLV from the coding sequence ATGATAGAACTAAGAAATGTAAAGAAGATTTTTAACGCTGGGACCATTAATGAAAATATAGCAATAAAATCATTGTCATTAAGGATAGAACAATATGATTTTATAACGGTTATTGGTAGTAATGGCGCGGGAAAATCGACTATGTTAAATCTTATATCTGGTAACCTGATGCCTGAAGAGGGTGATATTTTTATCAATGATCAAAATGTTACTAAAATGCCTGTCTTTAAAAGGGCTAGTTTTATTGGGCAAGTTTTTCAAGATCCTTTAAGTGGTACCGCTGCATCCCTTACCATTGAGGAGAATTTGGCAATAGCTATGAAAAGGGGTAGTAAAAGAGGTTTGGGGCTTGGTGTAAAAAAAGCTGATAGGGAGTATTTTAGGGATCAATTGTCAAAATTAGGTTTGGGGCTTGAGTATAGATTAAAGGACAGGGTAGGCCTATTATCTGGTGGGCAACGACAGGCTTTGACACTGCTAATGGCTACATTGGTAAAACCCGAAATATTGCTATTGGACGAACACACAGCTGCTTTAGACCCTAAAACAGCTGCCAAGATAATAGAGCTTACAGAATATTTTGTAGAATCATACAAACTTACAGTTCTCATGGTTACTCATAACATGAGACAAGCTCTAAGCTTAGGTAACAGAACCATAATGATGCATGAGGGTGAAATCATATTTGATGTGAAATCCCCCCAGCGTGATACTTTGACTGTTAAAGATCTTTTGGAACTCTTCTCAAAGGTAAGAGGGGAAGAGATAGTGGATGATAAGTTGTTGTTAGTATAA
- a CDS encoding outer membrane lipoprotein carrier protein LolA, protein MKKILLITVLTFFLISPTYATKKNNKKPVQPSVVDRLKNIETISADFVQVTTIKNFSKETYKGKFYLIANQKALWDYTEPYKQYYFFDSRGMEYYDGSTNQVIRQTKNSSREAGLVLSVLFNFREIEKNFVVVVNGKSQIQLKPKVDIGLKYVMLLVNAHNDITGIHSEDINGNVTEITFSNLEINKKIDKSVFNVKYPESAQVFEY, encoded by the coding sequence TTGAAAAAGATATTGTTGATCACTGTACTTACATTTTTCTTGATTTCTCCAACTTATGCCACTAAAAAGAACAATAAAAAACCGGTTCAGCCTTCTGTGGTGGATAGGCTAAAAAATATCGAGACGATTTCAGCTGACTTTGTTCAGGTAACAACGATTAAAAACTTTTCCAAAGAGACTTACAAAGGGAAATTTTATCTAATAGCTAATCAAAAAGCCCTTTGGGATTATACCGAGCCATATAAGCAGTACTACTTTTTTGATAGTAGAGGTATGGAGTACTATGATGGGTCTACAAATCAGGTTATACGCCAGACAAAAAACTCTTCTAGAGAAGCTGGTTTAGTCTTGTCTGTGCTCTTCAACTTTAGAGAGATCGAAAAGAATTTCGTTGTTGTGGTTAATGGAAAAAGTCAGATTCAATTAAAACCAAAGGTGGATATTGGGCTGAAATATGTAATGTTGTTGGTCAATGCTCATAATGATATAACCGGGATACACAGTGAAGATATCAATGGTAATGTAACGGAGATCACGTTTTCTAATCTTGAAATAAATAAGAAGATAGATAAATCTGTATTTAATGTTAAATATCCTGAGAGTGCTCAGGTTTTTGAGTATTAG
- a CDS encoding ABC transporter substrate-binding protein, translated as MKRLILVVMLLLSTAFLSYAKMIEIGITQIVEHPALDACRKGIIDKLKELGYEDGKNVKYDIQIAQGNIATANQIAKKFVGDKKDLIIAIATPTAQAVANLTKTTPIIISAITDPVGAKLVKSLEKPGGNVTGTTDMSPVKEQIELFEKLKIPLKRLGVIYNSGEANSRAIVEILKSIIKNKNIELIEATVTNSSGVLMAAKSLVGKVDGIYVPTDNTVVSALESVLQVSFENKIPVITGDTDSVTRGALASLGMDYYKLGLQTGVIVAKVLKGEKPSNIPVETLKDLDLFVNESTANKIGIKLNPDILKAAKKVIK; from the coding sequence ATGAAGAGACTTATTTTAGTGGTTATGTTGTTACTATCAACAGCTTTTCTATCGTATGCTAAGATGATAGAAATAGGTATTACCCAGATAGTAGAACATCCAGCTCTTGATGCCTGTAGAAAAGGTATAATTGACAAGTTGAAGGAGTTGGGTTACGAGGATGGTAAAAATGTTAAATATGATATTCAGATAGCTCAAGGTAATATTGCTACAGCAAATCAGATAGCTAAAAAATTTGTAGGGGATAAAAAGGATCTAATAATAGCGATTGCAACTCCTACTGCTCAGGCTGTGGCCAATCTTACTAAGACTACTCCTATTATTATATCAGCTATTACAGATCCTGTTGGAGCTAAGCTTGTAAAGTCACTTGAGAAACCTGGTGGGAACGTCACTGGTACGACAGACATGAGTCCAGTCAAGGAGCAGATAGAGCTTTTTGAAAAGCTTAAGATACCGTTAAAGCGATTAGGGGTGATATATAATTCTGGAGAGGCAAATAGTAGAGCAATTGTAGAGATCCTAAAGTCAATTATTAAGAACAAGAATATCGAATTAATTGAGGCAACTGTAACAAATAGTAGTGGTGTTTTAATGGCTGCAAAGTCTCTTGTGGGAAAAGTTGATGGGATCTATGTTCCTACTGATAATACAGTTGTGTCTGCTCTTGAGTCGGTGTTACAAGTGTCTTTTGAGAATAAAATACCTGTCATTACTGGTGATACAGACTCTGTAACGAGGGGTGCTTTGGCTTCTTTAGGGATGGATTATTATAAGTTGGGTTTGCAAACAGGTGTTATTGTTGCTAAGGTTTTAAAAGGTGAAAAACCATCTAATATACCTGTAGAGACCTTAAAAGATTTGGACCTTTTTGTAAATGAGTCCACTGCAAACAAGATCGGTATAAAATTAAATCCAGATATTTTAAAGGCTGCAAAAAAGGTTATTAAGTGA